The Episyrphus balteatus chromosome 4, idEpiBalt1.1, whole genome shotgun sequence genome includes a window with the following:
- the LOC129919164 gene encoding uncharacterized protein LOC129919164, which produces MGLQSPIIIRAKIVLQQLWIEKLDWDESIPEAIEAEWRQFITDLHSLQNLDIPRYVFLENKISCEVHGFADASMKAYGCCIYLRSLDSFGSVNVKLLVAKSRVAPAKKRQLPRLELCAAHLLAKLWVKIQKIVDSNYSKAYFWTDSTIVLHWISTHSSKLNTFVGNRVAEIQDTTKEVVWRHVPTHENPADVVSRGCTVDEIKNSLWFEGPSFLVNEEEEWPSTAEIHLSPEETSIEKRQTVLSCQQLEPSYYLDLIERMSSYTKLIRIFAYVKRYLNLRVWAIPFPNEYLTAYELENSLKIIVYITQKKYFSEEIEAIIKNKSLKGSIKALSPFIEVDDFSGIRLLRVGGRLKHANIPEQSKHPLLLPKDCSFTKTLVRHLHLSNYHAGPKALVALTRQTFWIVNAREVARWVVRKCPHCARYRPKLFEQVMGDLPAARLTQSRPFLCCGVDFCGPINTYYKIRGKVPYKTYVAVFVCFSSKAVHLEAVSDLSADAFIAALKRMIGRRGLPKTIHCDNATNLVGAQSKLKELRDMLFKRSNQETIVNFCTNASINFHFMPPRAPNFGRIWEAAVKVAKGHLYRSLGGAKLNFEELTTALVEIEAIMNSRPITPMSPDPNDLEALTPAHFLIGSSLRAIPEIGLEVSDISYLERWRRINAVKTHFWKRWSSEYVLELQNRAKWTTSRPNIEVGSLVIIHEDNLPPQKWLLGKVVNIIEGPDGRIRVADIKTSRGEFRRPIRKLAAIPC; this is translated from the coding sequence ATGGGTTTGCAAAGTCCCATCATAATCCGAGCAAAAATAGTTCTCCAGCAGCTTTGGATAGAAAAGCTGGATTGGGATGAATCCATTCCAGAAGCAATTGAAGCAGAGTGGCGTCAATTCATCACTGATCTTCACTCACTCCAAAATTTGGATATTCCTCGATatgtttttcttgaaaacaaaataagttgTGAAGTCCATGGTTTTGCAGACGCGTCAATGAAGGCTTATGGATGCTGTATATATTTGCGAAGTTTAGATTCCTTTGGGTCAGTTAATGTGAAGCTGTTAGTCGCAAAGTCTCGAGTTGCACCCGCAAAAAAGAGACAACTTCCTAGACTCGAACTTTGCGCAGCACACCTTCTAGCCAAACTCTgggtcaaaattcaaaaaattgtagaTTCAAACTACTCGAAGGCGTATTTCTGGACTGATTCGACAATTGTGTTGCATTGGATTTCTACTCATTCGTCGAAACTGAATACGTTTGTTGGAAATCGAGTTGCAGAAATCCAGGATACGACAAAAGAGGTCGTTTGGAGACACGTCCCAACACACGAAAATCCGGCAGATGTGGTTTCGCGAGGATGCACGGTAGATGAGATTAAAAATTCCCTTTGGTTTGAAGGTCCATCATTTCTGGTGAACGAAGAAGAAGAATGGCCATCCACAGCAGAAATCCATCTTTCTCCAGAAGAAACTTCAATAGAAAAGAGACAAACGGTTCTAAGTTGTCAACAGCTCGAACCAAGCTACTATTTAGATCTTATAGAAAGAATGAGCTCGTATACAAAATTGATACGAATCTTCGCATATGTCAAAAGGTATCTCAACCTACGAGTATGGGCGATACCATTTCCAAATGAGTATCTAACAGCTTACGAGCTAGAAAATTCGCTAAAAATCATCGTTTATATAACTCAAAAGAAGTACTTTTCGGAAGAAATCGAagcaattattaaaaacaaatcactTAAAGGTTCTATAAAGGCTCTAAGTCCGTTTATCGAGGTTGATGATTTCAGTGGGATTCGTTTGTTAAGAGTCGGAGGCCGATTGAAGCATGCAAACATCCCAGAGCAAAGCAAGCATCCACTTTTACTGCCAAAAGATTGCAGTTTCACCAAAACTCTCGTCAGACATCTTCACCTTTCAAATTACCATGCTGGTCCAAAGGCTCTTGTAGCGCTGACGAGACAAACATTTTGGATTGTCAATGCTCGTGAGGTAGCAAGATGGGTAGTTCGAAAATGCCCACACTGTGCCAGATACAGGCCAAAGTTGTTCGAGCAGGTAATGGGAGATTTGCCTGCTGCTAGATTGACCCAATCTCGCCCATTTTTATGTTGCGGAGTGGACTTTTGTGGTCCAATAAACACTTATTACAAAATTCGTGGCAAGGTGCCATACAAAACATATGTAGCtgtctttgtttgtttttcatcgAAAGCAGTCCATTTAGAAGCTGTGTCTGATCTTTCAGCTGATGCCTTTATAGCAGCCTTAAAAAGGATGATAGGTCGTAGAGGTCTCCCAAAAACCATCCATTGTGATAATGCGACAAATTTAGTTGGCGCACAGTCAAAACTTAAAGAACTGCGTGATATGTTGTTCAAACGTTCTAACCAAGAAACTATAGTTAATTTTTGTACTAATGCTtccataaattttcattttatgccCCCCAGGGCACCTAATTTCGGTAGAATTTGGGAAGCGGCCGTAAAAGTAGCAAAAGGCCATCTTTATCGCAGTCTTGGCGGTGCAAAACTGAACTTTGAAGAGCTGACAACGGCACTGGTAGAGATCGAGGCCATAATGAACTCCAGGCCAATTACTCCAATGTCTCCTGATCCCAACGACCTAGAAGCCTTAACGCCAGCCCATTTTCTCATCGGGTCATCCCTAAGAGCGATTCCGGAAATAGGCCTAGAAGTTTCCGACATAAGTTATCTGGAACGATGGCGTCGAATCAATGCCGTCAAAACCCACTTCTGGAAGCGGTGGTCATCAGAATACGTTCTAGAACTCCAGAATCGTGCCAAATGGACTACTTCAAGGCCAAACATCGAAGTTGGTAGTCTCGTCATCATCCATGAAGACAATTTGCCACCCCAAAAGTGGCTCTTGGGAAAAGTCGTCAACATTATCGAGGGTCCTGATGGTCGTATACGAGTCGCCGATATCAAAACGTCACGAGGAGAATTTCGAAGGCCAATTCGAAAACTAGCAGCGATACCGTGTTGA